The window gccgtgatgatggacgacagcttctccaatgcatacttggagtcgtcgcggagaagggaaggaggtctctcttgTTTACCTTCTGGGGCCGTCATCAATCCTTTACCCGTCCCCTGCTtagctggggtgacggtcttgttaccctcagccattaaACCGACCACAGGCtcaagagagacctttggttgcttaaatGGACGGTCGGATTTTGATGTCGGTTTCCTCTTAGGGGCTGAAGCCGCCACCTTAGGTACCACCTCGCtggattccctcttcttgacggcttgggaTTTGATCAAAGCTTTCCTTTTTGCGTcctccatctctgcaaataatgacggatgaaattaaaactaagtAAAGTCAGTTAAATGGCAAAGTAAAGTTGACGGGCTTACGTCTATGAACTCGCTCGTCGTATCTAATTGcctcttgggtgggctcaggaccgtcgcagtaccaatgtatggtcctagggttcaccaacttagcccaagtcctttcctccggcgtagttttcctgcaaatcttttcaaggaaactGAACTCCTCAAGGctgacttgtgggcgccgtctacctgcagagaaagacgatcaagatatacacataaaaatggacggatacGAAAAGCTTTACAAAATTAAGACGGATGCATACGCGATTGATTTATTactgcccaagttgtgtcgacgggcatgtactccgtctcccctggatggctcatccatctgtcaccctctaggaagaagtagcgactcttccagtctctatttgagtctggggtctcaaagatcaccttcaacaaggggctccgactagcaaaactatacatcccccttgatccagaaatctcgtccggacggtaacagtgaagaaattcacggaccgtcagtTTCCTCTCCCCATCCGACATTGCaccgtaaagaatctccatggctatgaagaccctccaggcgttgggggatatctgggtgacggacaatCCCAGATACTGTAAAAGCTCCCTATGGAgtgtagaaagcgggaatcgaagtccagccttcaacgcctgctcgtacactccgacaccgtctaccccttcatagtaacacttctccgacacgtatggtagacggatggaaacatagtccgggatttggaagttggttctgaaggtgctgaaatgtttctccctgatgacggatgtaaacctatgcaccgtccaatctggcaacatgatgaactgccttagtccatcagcacctacaacggactccagtgcttgatccccgtcgtcatcagaaccctctatttcaactatctccacatcctcatttgttgaggatgaagaggaggcagacggactcctatcttcgccggggctctcttggtctttatgaccggatgggtatacatcctcgtattccgtcccatcacgaaccaccgattggttacttgacgcactagacatttcctacaattgacaatgaaacctaagaccgacgggtttgaaagtattgacgggtatggaaagcctaacaacaatgcatggacggaaatgtaacttgactatagTATATTAGAAGTACTTACCAAACTTAGCAGAGGAGaggtgacggttggtgtaatcagTAGATGCTCGTCCTCGACGGATTACTCTGACAAGGTTGATggcttcgctctgacaaatgatttctgagtgaaaattgaaaaatgagagagtgaggcgccttatatatataggagatgcacggaagacgaagcgacgcttcgatcctatacaacggccattcagagagtgacacgtggcatgcttaataaatgctgacaacctgtcagtacgtaCCAACAGATTTGCACCCGTCATGTAACCGTCAACCTGATGAATCTTCCTCTGACGGGTTGATCCATCTGGAACCGTCGTCCTATCTTGCATGAATCCGTCATAAAATGCCCGTCATACCCGTACGTAAggatcgtcaccccattgatcctttgacctaaacggtgacggaccattggggtgaagggggcaactgaagatggtaaaatatagagcctaatgggcctaccttaatgggcTTGACGGATCGGAACTGGTGGGCCTGTATAAAGATGATCCCCTGCACTTCGAAGGCCCATTGCTGACAGACGTAGTAAGGACCCATGATCCGAGGTCcatatcgcctagaaaagccttAAGAACCgaaaatggaaatccttgctcaccacgctcagaggaatttgtattagagtcccacatggaaaagatttggaaaccaagaagaaaagtcaaccctttgccactataaaaggcctgctaccctcagaaatcgaggtacgctttaattgaccctctctacgctctaagtaaaatagaagaattctaacttgaccgtcggagagcttttggccggcaccacaccggtgctctctgaaggacttctttcgattgcttctgtcgtgcaggttcgtTTCGAGTCGCGGGTACGGTGTGACCCactggtgacaattttcgacgtcatcagttatttatttatttattttaatattttaaactaaatgaaaaaactcAATTCCTTGacattgtattaattattgacacGCATATCTacatttatctatatataaataatacattaAGTATCTacttaactatatatatatatatatatatttttttttttttttaagaatcaactTAACTAATCAAATGCTTAAAATGtcattaactttattttttttttccatgaatcactaactttataataaaaaattattataacataataataatacacaTATGTAACAAGCTCGTTgtgttttttaataattattattatgtgtgtgtgtttcttaaataaaaaaagatatttagtGTTGTCGAGTCATTCCACATCGGTAAGGTGTGATATTGAGAAGGGATTTATCACTTGCTCTGCGACACTACCTATCGCATGCAGTTTTGGTGTTGGTGTGTGAGTGTATTCCCTTATCTCATCCCCCTTCccttatatatgtgtgtaagttatattatatttatactatataCGCATACCAGCTGATTTGTGATTAGGGGGTGCAAAAATGCTTTTAAGTgtaaattaaactaataaaaaaaaagggacaaagtttagctacaaaatagTTTGTAGCTTAAGGTTataatcttactcaataaaataaacacttctgcatattttgaaaatttaactatttaattgcatgttttttacgttcttaatacacatgtcaaattttgtgttagtcaaatattatttactatatgatttataagtttataatttatgcataatttaaaattacaaaaacttgcaatttaaataatttattgataacataattattgatctttaattttataaaaattttgcaagcatgaaaaatataagaagaagatataattcaatagtggatttgtcaaaattcacttctaataaaaagatattgagtaaggttgtagcctaaggctacaatcttattcaataaaataaaaattactacatattttgaaaatctaactatttaggctacaactttactcaataaaataaaaattactacatattttgaaaatctaaccgttgaattgcatgtttttcgCACTCTTAAtacaaatgtcaaattttgtatcaatcggatattatttattatatgatttataagcttatattttatgcataattttaaattacaaaaatttgcaatttaaacaatttatcgataacatagctatttagaaattttgcaagtatgaagaatataaaaagaagatgtcatccaatggtggatttgtcaaaatttactttcaataaaaagatattaagtaaggttgtaacctaaagttacaatcaattttgtagttaaagttagctaaactttgtccatatatatataagatatatatcaaatgaaccccctgaagATAATGTACAacttaggggtgtcaatgttcgacccaacctgcgaacacgacacgaacccgaaatggatttttttgggttagggttgggTCTTAATGGGTTTGAGTCATAAACGGGTTGACTTGAAAGCGATACGATAAGAAATGTCTCATAAGTAGGTCAACCCGCATAACCCACAATAGACACGTTTAACaagccaatttatttgtgtcaactcGAAATGACCCATTTAACACAACTCGTTttactcgtataacaaataaatatttattttattttagatttgtcaaataccttttatatccaacatatattttaaatttaaaaagaaaagtgagtaattacaaaaatttacaagggatataattggaaattgaaactttatagACCCTAGAACCactaataccttttttttttggcatagaacttgcacaaatgaaattggatgagcttgcgGATGAcgttatgaatttggacatcaacaaacAATCTATAGATGGTAATCGTGGTCATAGTCAAgattagtctactgtttgctcaaaatttttcaatattgatacttagcatttggcaagttccaaggatattatatttttgttgaactatgttattttatttttgttaaactttgttattttgaatttgggttgaagtgtacgCACTTCTTTTGCAGTGTAAAGaatttatttctagatgaatgttatatttttgttgaactatattattttgagtgtgggttgaagacttgaagtgtatgcactgctttttgggatgtaaaaaaaattatttctagatggatgttatatttaatattatgcaggttgaaataGGTTATGTTACATTTGTATCAACTCAACATGACTtgtttattaagcgtgtcaaatgggttggatCAGGTTAACCTGtcttattaacaggtcgggttagggttgaaggattatgacatgattattaaatgggacgggttagggttgagctaTTTAGTtgaatacccctacctcgacacgacacAAACTAGACACACTAACCCCAATTGACACCCCTATGTACAACTTCCCCTAACCTTTCcacttcttttgttttaatactattcaattttgaaaagaatTCCATCACACGGCAAAATATTGGTGCTCTCCCAAAAAGAAGATAAGGCTTCCATTTTTGGTTCATAATATTTTTGGCAggtcaatattttttattactttctctttattttttgcttttttaattaatacattAGTTTTTACTGATCCGTGTTTTTGCCAGAACACCATTCCAGGCCAAGAGCTTCAAACATCAATTTAAAGGGCTTTCCTTATTTGGATTCCTACTTTTACATGTCTAAAGTATAGATAATAGAGCTAGATAcgtaaaattactaatttaaaaattcataaattttagataaatttgaaaaaaatagtttcttcTACCCACATTTCATATCTCCAATTAGTTTTCACAGTTTCAAGAATTTAGAACTACACCAATATATATCTCCTTACTTCTTTTCCTTTAATActattcaatttttaaaaaaattctaacacgCAACAAATTGGTGATCTCCTAGAAAAGAAATTGCaagattttgttgaaattgttcCTTTGGAAATTTCTTGAAAAGCTAATCATAGGTTCTTCTTTCCATCGGAACAATGGGTTGTTATGCTCATTACTAAACTTTTGAAGAGATGAAATATAACCAaggtatatattttttaatcagaGGTTAAATTGATCGTCAGAagaagaattaaaccaaaaattagGATATATTTTGGGAAAATAAGACTTCcatcaaagagaagaaaaatgaaaagcttTCAGAAAAATTCTTGTAGAATCAAGAATGAAGTTTCATTTATGGTTGGTTTATAATGATTTTTGGTaggtcaattttcttttttgttactttctctttattttttgcttttttaatttgtatattaGTTTTATTGAAGCACCATTCCAAGTCAAGAGTCGTCGTTATGAGTCAAGAAagagttaattaaaaaaaaattaagaaaaataaatattttagtaaaatgTAGTGTTAtctgtaaaataaataatgtgataagagtatttaataagtaagtatgtaaaatagaaaaaaaaaatgttttatatgcTAAAAATATACTGAAATTTTTGTGCTCTTAGCTCATGTTAGCTGTATTTTAATAAAGGCCcatttggtaagagatttttaataacgttatttaaattttgtaaaaatatatataggtaaaaaaaaaaaatgtaaaaatacatattttgatgtttaaacatgttaaacgaaaataattttatttgaaaggaATTCGATTCTGAAATTCTTTCGGATAAAATTATTCTGTCATAACGGCAGACAGGCCCATATGAGAAGCGATCCGTGCCCGCGAATATATTCAAAGGCAGTGACTATAGTGATGTGGTCGATCAGGCCCATCATTAGTATTGTAAGTATGTTACCAACCAATACATCCATCTCCATCTTCATCCCCATCACCATCTTGTATCTTTGACATCAAATGATTGGCAGTGAGATCCATCACAAGCGACATTGCTCACCCGCATAAAATCCCAATTTCCCATttctcagaaaaagaaaagaaaaagaccaaTTCCAAAAAGTTCTCCAAAGTTCaatcactttccagaatctAGAGAGAGAGGTTTGGGGTTTGGCAGTAGACAATTGGGCAGTGGCAGCGAATGGAGTCGGCAAAGATATCAGAGCTAAAGCAATTCGTAAGCGAATGCAAGTCTAACCCCTCACTTATCCACAACCCCTCTCTTGCTTTCTTCAAGTCCTATCTCCAAAGGTGCTTTTacttttactatatatatatatacttcttatattaattgattttaattctCTGTTTGATTGAGAGTCACGTTggaatttcttttttgcttgAAGCTTGGGAGCTCGAATTCCACCAGAACCAAAAACGGTGAGTCCTTTTAAATATCAAACTACTACTATTCTTTTAGCAGCTTCAATTCAATTAGCCTTGGCAATTTACAATCtacaggattttttttttttttttttgaatttaaatatattattttagtacAAACTACTAGTATCTGTTGCTTAGATCAAAACAAGACAAAAGGGATACTGCCTAAAACagttatttatttgtatagAGACCTCAAAATCAATTACTTAAAAGAGTACATGATTAGTCTGCTCAACACCATTTACGAAGCACGGACACTTCATTTAGGGTTCCGTATCTGTCTGTGGTGTACAGGCCATTTTATGTTTATAATTTCTCAGAAATTGCTCATGTCGCGGTGTTGCTTCAATGGTCCTATTAACCTAGGATGCACGGTTCATTTGGGGTCTCGTAGTCTAGTTGTATTTGTGTCATAATGGTGTCCTATCTGTCGtataatgttataattttccaaaaattgctTGTGTTGCTGTATTGTACCCGTACCCTTGATCGTGTCTGTGCATCCTAGCGCTTAACCTTTCATTTCTCCCATCAGTTTCTTTGTAGTTCATTTTGCTAGATATTTGTGATAATGCATGCTCTGATTATTAGAAGAgtaatatgcaggaaaaaggtGGTGACAAAATGTCAGGCACTGGGGAACATTTTGATGCCAAAAATCCTCATACAGCTactgaagatgatgatgatgatgaaattGTTGAGTCTGATATTGAGTTGGATGTTACTGATGTTGTGGAGCCTGATAATGATCCTCCACAAAAGGTGGGTGGTATAAAAAATTGGTTGAGGATGCTTAGGCCTGATATTTTTGCCTGTTTTATAATTGAATTAGTCTTCAAACTATTAGATTTGTGTATTATTTAATGTCAGATGGGAAACCCTTCCATTGAAGTTACAGAAGAGAATCGGGAAGCTGCGCAacttgaaaaatcaaaagctatGGTTGCTATCTCTGAAGGCATGGCGTCCTTTGTTATTATTAACATTTTCAATTGAACATTTCTTTGGTTATGTTTTTTGGCAGCTTTTCTGTCTGTTAATTAGATCCTGTATTTCAGGTAAAATGGATGAAGCCATAGATCATCTAACTGAAGCCATCATGCTGAACCCAACTTCAGCAATATTATATGCAAGTCGAGGTAATAGTTTTCAAATGAAAGTTTCTTAATTTATTGTGTCAACCTTCTTTGGCCTTTATTGTCTGGCCTTACCCCATCACTGCTTTATTCTCATGGAAGCctaattttcacattttcagCAAGTGTCTTTGTCAAATTGAAAAAACCAAATGCTGCAATCTGTGATGCTGATGCAGCTTTACAGGTTGGTTAATGGCCCTTAAAATCGGCACATGAAGTTTCTCTTAAAATTAGAAATGAACTAATCATGCATCttactttataatttataatgtcTGACACTAATCTGATTCCCAGAACTCTGTTTATGCGTTCTTTAGATGTAAAGATCTATATTTGTTTGTCTAGATCAACCCTGACTCAGCAAAAGGATATAAAATACGAGGAATGGCAAGGGCCATTTTGGGCCGGTGGGAAGAATCAGCAAGTGATCTGCATGTAGCATCAACATTGGACTATGATGAGGAGATTGGTTTGGTGCTTAAAAAGGTAAAGCATcttcttttgatttgaaaagttGCCAAAGGAATTGTTGCTTGACAATTTGTTCATTGGTAGGTTGAACCCAATGCCCGCAAAATTGAAGAGCATCACAGGAAATACGAACGCTTGCGGAAAGAAAGGGAGCTTAAAAAAGCTGAACGTGAAAGGAAAAGGCctcaagctgaagcagtaagtAGAGTAAAcatcattttatttgtttcatttccATTTCCTTTTCTGTGTTACATAATATTACATCAAATAAAACTTGGTATATCTAATAATGTTAGCTAGATGCTTTCATCTTTAGCAGATTCGGTGTGGGTTGTTGTCAAGTTCTAAGTCATTTATAAAAATCCTCTCATTTATTAGGTAGAAAGTGGATCGGGCTAACTTTATGGTTAAGTCCATTGGCAACATTTATATCAATTAAATGTCATATTTATGTATGAAGTGTAAACTAGGCCTCAAATCAGAGCTTTGCTATTagaatttgtttttccttttttgcctTTTGGAGTTGCTGAGGGATTTTGGATTTGTTCAGGGTTGGGAATTGTTATACTTAATGGTCAGAAATCTCAAGTAATTGAATGATCACTCCCTGTTTTTTTTGGATTATTATGATCATTCCCTGTTTATCCCCATGCTGGTTCAATGTATCGCCTATATTAGAGATTGATAACTTTGATTCTGATTCTTATAGCtcttttgaattttgtgcaGGATCGAGATGCATTGTCTGCTTTAAAGGACGGTATGGCTGCTGATTCCCCTTTCCATTTATAATGTCTTCAAATGCCGGATTAACTGTTTGCTTTTTTAAGAAGGTCTATTGATTGTCAGAAGAAGGCCCTGTCAATAAGAATCATATCCCTAGAATCTTATCCTATAGGTTGGGTTACAACTTGTAACTCATACTATATATGCATATAAGTATTTTGATTCAGAGCTTTATCAATAGAACAAAATTAGAGTAGAGTATCAAAAAATCTGCAAACCTTGTTATGGGTTATACACAGTTTGGTAATTATATTATCATTAAGTAGTAATTTCTGTTAGTTGTGAAAATcaacaagacaaaacaaaatggttgattattaatattctttttaattgtgagagagagagagagagagagagagagagagagagagtacggCAGATCTGGACAGCTGAGATTTTATGGGATTAAGAATAGCGTTTGGTGGGAGAAGGGCTAGAAAATAGTAAGGAGTATGCGGTTTCTTATGCTGAAAAGGAATAGTTAGGATTTAGAGATGAAATAAAGGGGGAAAACTAAGACTTGGGTTCCTGTTCCAGAGATGTGAATAATAATATAAACTGTATTTTTACTATTTGAGGGTTATTTGATGGATTTGTGGTTTAGGGTTTTGAAGTTTTGGATTTAGGATTTAAAAGGAGACAAACCACTATCTGTGTTTTCAAGGTTTTAAGCTATTGTTCAAGAACAGAATGGAAAATAATGAACTTCTAGATATCACACCTAGGATTTCCTTGGCATCACAGCTTAGAGAAGGTTGTATCACACAAACTCAAAAAAGCATTGTCATTTCAAGTAGAACCATGTCGGCAAGTCACTACATCCAAGCAGAGCTATATTTTAGAACATGTTTAGCTTAGCTTGTGAATATTTTAGCACGCATCAAATTTATTCACCCATGTGCTTAGGATCTAGTTAGTTATGGTGATGACATCACAACTAACTCTTTGTTGTATAAATAGCCATGCTATGGCCTTGTAAAGGAAGATTTTGATGAATGAGAATTTCGTCTTTATGACGTGTTTTGAGGCGCAGAATATCTTCCTTAGGGTTAAGGATTACCTCCCCACCTGCCAAAACCAATCATTTTCACCCTTTCTTTGAAGGAACCTGTGATGTTATTGCATTACCTTTGCGATCTTCATGACTCCACCCTTTGATGAAT of the Quercus robur chromosome 10, dhQueRobu3.1, whole genome shotgun sequence genome contains:
- the LOC126701413 gene encoding TPR repeat-containing thioredoxin TDX, with protein sequence MESAKISELKQFVSECKSNPSLIHNPSLAFFKSYLQSLGARIPPEPKTEKGGDKMSGTGEHFDAKNPHTATEDDDDDEIVESDIELDVTDVVEPDNDPPQKMGNPSIEVTEENREAAQLEKSKAMVAISEGKMDEAIDHLTEAIMLNPTSAILYASRASVFVKLKKPNAAICDADAALQINPDSAKGYKIRGMARAILGRWEESASDLHVASTLDYDEEIGLVLKKVEPNARKIEEHHRKYERLRKERELKKAERERKRPQAEADRDALSALKDGEVISIHSVSELEPKLNAASKTARLAILYFTATWCGPCRMISPLYTSLAGKYPKVVFLKVDIDEAKDVAARWNISSVPTFFFLKNGKEVDKVVGADKSALERKIAQHAG